A region of Myxococcus stipitatus DSM 14675 DNA encodes the following proteins:
- a CDS encoding endonuclease/exonuclease/phosphatase family protein, producing MSLSLLLAQASPGARPLVYLRRLRGLSPWMLLALVFLTGCPLAENYTDEEGPRYGGDHRVPASGPEEAPSSLTVVTFNLSFAEHVTEAITAFHRSPLAGADIIAMQEMDAPAVDRIARELGMTYVYYPASVQVDGGDFGNALLSRWPIIADRKLHLPHDDPYHQRRRIAVIATVDVHGTPVELVSVHNSTPIVGLGGRLDQAEAIIDAIDGSGPLRVIAGDFNTSDPGSQGQTVKLFSKRNFQWASEGVGDTVESVIGGLPLDYVFAQGLPVLERGVDRRPAGSDHHPVWVRFAWPQ from the coding sequence ATGAGTCTGTCCTTGCTGCTCGCCCAGGCCTCGCCCGGTGCTCGCCCGCTTGTCTATCTTCGACGCCTGCGGGGCCTTTCACCGTGGATGCTCCTCGCGCTGGTCTTCCTGACGGGGTGTCCGCTCGCGGAGAACTACACGGACGAGGAGGGGCCTCGGTATGGCGGAGACCATCGGGTCCCCGCCTCCGGCCCGGAGGAGGCGCCGTCCTCGCTGACCGTCGTCACCTTCAACCTCTCCTTCGCCGAGCACGTGACGGAGGCCATCACGGCCTTCCATCGCTCCCCGCTCGCGGGCGCGGACATCATCGCGATGCAGGAGATGGATGCTCCCGCCGTGGACCGCATCGCGAGGGAGCTCGGGATGACCTATGTCTACTACCCGGCCTCCGTGCAGGTGGATGGAGGGGACTTCGGCAACGCGCTGCTGAGTCGCTGGCCCATCATCGCGGACAGGAAGCTCCACCTTCCGCACGACGACCCGTATCACCAGCGCCGGCGCATCGCCGTCATCGCGACGGTGGATGTCCATGGCACCCCCGTGGAGTTGGTCTCCGTGCACAACTCCACGCCCATCGTCGGGCTGGGCGGACGGCTGGACCAGGCGGAGGCCATCATCGATGCCATCGACGGCAGCGGACCCTTGCGAGTGATTGCCGGCGACTTCAACACCTCCGACCCGGGGAGCCAGGGGCAGACGGTGAAGCTGTTCTCGAAGCGGAACTTCCAATGGGCCTCGGAGGGCGTGGGGGACACCGTGGAGTCGGTGATTGGCGGCTTGCCGCTCGACTATGTCTTCGCCCAGGGGCTGCCGGTGCTGGAGCGCGGCGTGGACAGGCGCCCCGCGGGCAGTGACCACCATCCGGTCTGGGTGCGCTTCGCATGGCCCCAGTGA
- a CDS encoding aldo/keto reductase: protein MEYRRLGASGLQVPVLSFGAGTFGGQGPLFSAWGDTGISEARRLVDLCLEAGVTLFDTADVYSNGASEEVLGAAIKGRRDQVLISTKASLPTGDGPQDAGSSRARLIRATESALRRLGTDYIDLFQLHAFDAGTPIEEVLSTLDQLVRQGKIRYVGASNFAGWQLMKSLAIADRHGYPRHVVHQAYYSLVGRDYEWELMPLAVDQNVSTMVWSPLGWGRLTGKVRRGQPLPKESRLHQTATMSPVVDDEHLYRVIDVLDDISKETGKSVPQIALNWLTTRPTVGSVIIGARNEAQLRDNLGAVGWSLSKEHLAKLEAVSFQTPPYPYTPYYNLDGFTRLNPPLFPRPKDVKP, encoded by the coding sequence ATGGAGTATCGACGTCTAGGGGCCTCCGGGCTTCAGGTGCCTGTCCTCAGCTTCGGCGCGGGCACGTTCGGTGGGCAGGGGCCGCTGTTCAGCGCGTGGGGCGACACGGGCATCAGCGAGGCGCGGCGGCTCGTCGACCTCTGCCTGGAGGCGGGCGTGACGCTGTTCGACACCGCCGACGTGTACTCGAACGGCGCGTCGGAGGAGGTGCTCGGCGCGGCCATCAAGGGACGGCGCGACCAGGTCCTCATCTCGACGAAGGCCTCGCTCCCGACGGGCGACGGGCCCCAGGACGCGGGCTCCTCGCGGGCCCGGCTCATCCGCGCGACGGAGAGCGCGCTGCGGCGGCTGGGAACGGACTACATCGACCTCTTCCAACTGCACGCCTTCGACGCGGGCACGCCCATCGAGGAGGTGCTCTCGACGCTGGACCAGCTCGTGCGGCAGGGGAAGATCCGCTACGTCGGCGCCTCGAACTTCGCGGGCTGGCAGCTCATGAAGTCACTGGCCATCGCCGACCGCCACGGCTACCCGCGGCACGTCGTCCACCAGGCCTACTACTCGCTCGTCGGGCGCGACTACGAGTGGGAGCTCATGCCCCTCGCCGTCGACCAGAACGTCAGCACGATGGTGTGGAGCCCGCTCGGCTGGGGCCGCCTCACCGGCAAGGTGCGGCGCGGGCAACCCCTGCCGAAGGAGAGCCGCCTCCACCAGACCGCCACCATGAGCCCCGTCGTCGACGACGAGCACCTCTACCGCGTCATCGACGTGCTCGACGACATCTCGAAGGAGACGGGGAAGAGCGTGCCTCAAATCGCGCTGAACTGGCTGACGACCCGGCCGACGGTCGGCAGCGTCATCATTGGCGCGCGCAACGAGGCGCAGCTGCGCGACAACCTCGGCGCCGTGGGGTGGTCGCTCTCGAAGGAGCACCTGGCGAAGCTGGAGGCCGTGAGCTTCCAGACGCCGCCCTACCCCTACACGCCCTACTACAACCTCGACGGCTTCACGCGGCTCAACCCGCCGCTGTTCCCTCGGCCGAAGGACGTGAAGCCGTAG
- a CDS encoding LysR family transcriptional regulator, with amino-acid sequence MKRAPWDEMLAFMAVVEAGSFVGGGRALGLTRSAAGKALARLEARLGVRLLHRTTRQVSLTDDGRVFHEHCLQVRAALDDAEASVGQRPGTPRGVLRLTVPDAFGRLLVLPLLEEYLRAWPEVQVEVSITDRVVDIIEEGYDLAVRINVSSPDIRLVSRLVGQDEAVVCAAPAYLRAHGAPASLEALAEHDCLHFCSRTQRQRWRLREKGGAWVSVEGRSRLRLDSGEAIRNAAVAGLGIAYLPRFLVDEDLARGRLEALLPTCATDPVPISALYPSKRFLPAKVRRFIDLMVERWRTQA; translated from the coding sequence ATGAAGCGCGCCCCGTGGGATGAGATGCTCGCGTTCATGGCCGTCGTGGAGGCGGGGAGCTTCGTGGGCGGTGGCCGGGCCCTGGGATTGACGCGCTCGGCGGCGGGGAAGGCCCTGGCGCGGCTGGAGGCGCGGCTCGGGGTGCGCCTGCTCCATCGCACCACGCGACAGGTGAGCCTCACCGATGATGGTCGCGTCTTCCATGAGCACTGCCTGCAGGTGCGCGCGGCGCTGGATGACGCGGAGGCGAGCGTCGGTCAGCGTCCGGGGACACCTCGGGGCGTCTTGCGGCTCACGGTGCCCGATGCCTTCGGGCGACTGCTGGTGCTGCCCTTGTTGGAGGAGTACCTGCGGGCCTGGCCCGAGGTGCAGGTGGAGGTGAGCATCACCGACCGCGTCGTGGACATCATCGAGGAGGGCTACGACCTGGCCGTGCGCATCAACGTGTCCAGCCCCGACATCCGACTGGTGTCACGGCTCGTGGGACAGGACGAGGCGGTCGTCTGCGCCGCGCCCGCGTATCTCCGAGCGCATGGAGCACCCGCCTCGCTGGAGGCGCTCGCGGAGCATGACTGCTTGCACTTCTGTAGCCGGACGCAGCGGCAGCGCTGGCGCCTGCGCGAGAAGGGCGGTGCGTGGGTGAGCGTGGAGGGACGGAGCCGGCTCCGCCTCGACAGTGGCGAGGCGATTCGGAATGCCGCGGTCGCGGGCCTGGGGATTGCCTATCTCCCGCGCTTCCTGGTCGACGAGGACCTTGCCCGTGGCCGGCTCGAGGCCCTGTTGCCGACGTGTGCCACCGACCCCGTGCCCATCTCGGCGCTCTACCCGAGCAAGCGCTTCCTCCCGGCGAAGGTGCGGCGGTTCATCGACCTCATGGTCGAGCGGTGGCGCACACAGGCGTGA
- a CDS encoding putative metal-binding motif-containing protein, producing MKRLDRGFVAAVLLLAGCSVPSPDSVMDERQLYLFIEYPDTYKVGCIQVMGPSGQGTAVVLETISDLESMTPPLTLTLMRRPDWRGGVKLLITAHEQTCAGNVVAKGEAEYRGASRFPARDVSLAIHDADGDGYMADSPGLEFRGTDCNDNAAARSPGLPEVCDKLDNNCNGVVNEGLTTLYLDRDGDGEGTQQEAEAAVVCGRAASRPGYVTNSLDCEDGDPTVGNAGIEICDAIDNDCDGAVDEGLSCGGTLKEVTDYHLKNPSGGSVWRTVVSAPSGYPVWIAGEGGRLMVRKARGMKFENFSYGVEAGTTQPLGRILPEGSLPDGSPPATGKYCSDGNVDWNTAWVDSEGWVYLGGSNGQLAIHDGQECRYQKTMPQRQGVVGLVGFETGPTTTLNLVTADGALYYWRDWEWTAGKDAIQSTNGRVSSVSFTGLIAASAEAGDLLMSTTRREGGGQTGVVRYHKFQSVWVQQSLGPEAIQGAMNAVGGSSEGPACAVGDSGGVWTRVSEDLWRRVPPPLGVTADFSGVVKSPRDDFYIVDKSPEGQLRRLTKHNTWATHPRLPEAAAPLYGISMTGAGEFWIVGRGRVFHYPEP from the coding sequence ATGAAGCGCCTGGATAGGGGGTTCGTGGCGGCGGTGCTCCTGCTCGCGGGATGCAGTGTCCCTTCTCCAGACTCGGTCATGGATGAACGGCAGCTGTATCTCTTCATTGAGTATCCCGACACCTACAAGGTGGGCTGCATCCAGGTCATGGGGCCGTCGGGACAAGGTACGGCTGTCGTGTTGGAAACCATCTCTGACCTTGAATCCATGACTCCGCCGTTGACGCTCACTCTGATGCGCCGGCCGGACTGGAGGGGGGGCGTCAAGCTGCTCATCACGGCGCATGAGCAGACCTGTGCCGGGAACGTCGTCGCCAAGGGCGAAGCGGAATACCGTGGCGCCAGTAGGTTCCCTGCGCGTGATGTCTCGCTGGCGATTCATGACGCGGACGGCGATGGGTACATGGCTGATTCCCCGGGGCTGGAGTTTCGGGGCACGGACTGTAACGACAACGCGGCCGCGAGGTCTCCCGGTCTGCCGGAGGTCTGCGACAAGCTCGACAACAACTGTAACGGAGTTGTCAATGAAGGCCTCACGACCTTGTATCTCGACCGGGATGGGGACGGAGAGGGGACTCAGCAAGAAGCAGAGGCAGCCGTGGTCTGTGGGCGCGCGGCGTCTCGGCCCGGCTACGTGACGAACAGCCTGGACTGCGAGGACGGCGACCCCACGGTCGGCAATGCAGGAATCGAGATCTGTGACGCCATCGACAACGACTGCGACGGTGCCGTCGACGAAGGACTGTCATGCGGTGGCACGCTGAAGGAGGTCACCGACTACCACCTGAAGAACCCCTCTGGCGGGAGTGTGTGGAGGACGGTGGTGTCAGCACCCAGTGGTTACCCGGTCTGGATTGCGGGGGAGGGGGGCCGGCTGATGGTTCGCAAGGCGCGGGGCATGAAGTTCGAGAACTTCAGCTACGGCGTCGAGGCGGGCACGACCCAGCCGCTGGGCAGGATCCTGCCGGAGGGAAGTCTGCCGGACGGAAGTCCACCAGCCACTGGCAAGTACTGCTCGGATGGCAATGTCGACTGGAACACCGCCTGGGTGGACTCGGAGGGATGGGTGTATCTGGGAGGCTCGAACGGTCAGCTTGCCATCCATGACGGGCAGGAGTGTCGGTATCAGAAGACGATGCCTCAACGGCAGGGTGTGGTGGGGCTGGTGGGCTTCGAAACCGGTCCGACCACGACCTTGAATCTCGTGACGGCGGATGGCGCCTTGTACTACTGGAGGGATTGGGAGTGGACGGCGGGCAAGGATGCCATTCAGTCGACGAATGGCCGCGTCAGCTCCGTGAGCTTCACGGGCCTCATTGCGGCATCGGCGGAAGCGGGGGATCTCCTGATGTCGACGACCCGGCGCGAAGGGGGCGGCCAGACAGGGGTCGTGCGCTACCACAAATTCCAAAGTGTGTGGGTTCAACAGAGCCTGGGGCCAGAAGCGATACAAGGGGCGATGAACGCCGTGGGCGGCTCCTCCGAAGGTCCAGCCTGCGCCGTGGGAGATTCGGGCGGCGTCTGGACCCGGGTATCTGAGGATCTGTGGAGGCGAGTGCCGCCACCTCTCGGCGTGACGGCTGACTTCAGCGGCGTCGTGAAGTCGCCGCGAGACGACTTCTACATCGTCGACAAGAGCCCCGAGGGGCAGCTGCGCCGCCTGACGAAACACAACACCTGGGCAACCCATCCGCGGCTGCCCGAGGCGGCTGCCCCCCTGTACGGCATCTCGATGACCGGCGCGGGGGAGTTCTGGATAGTGGGACGTGGCCGCGTGTTCCACTATCCAGAGCCGTGA
- a CDS encoding dihydrofolate reductase family protein: MFVSLIVSLDGYIEGPNHELDWFLDGDPQFEQYCDEMLDSVGVALYGRRSYELMVSYWPDAEKNPRTERDLAFAQKMNALPKVVLSRTLEHATWRNTRIIKDDVLEHLTALKREPGKPLVAWAGAGLVGTLTRLGLVDEYRLIVHPVLLGGGTPWFRDIPGTHKLNLVRTTQLGKGLTVLCYEPVRS, translated from the coding sequence TTGTTCGTCTCCCTCATCGTGTCCCTCGATGGCTACATCGAAGGTCCGAACCACGAGCTGGACTGGTTCCTCGATGGAGACCCTCAGTTCGAGCAGTACTGCGACGAGATGCTCGACTCGGTCGGCGTCGCGCTCTACGGGCGGCGCTCGTACGAGCTGATGGTGAGCTACTGGCCCGACGCGGAGAAGAACCCTCGGACGGAGCGCGACCTCGCCTTCGCCCAGAAGATGAACGCGCTGCCCAAGGTCGTCCTCTCGAGGACGCTGGAGCACGCGACCTGGCGCAACACGCGCATCATCAAGGACGACGTCCTGGAGCACCTCACCGCGCTCAAGCGCGAGCCCGGAAAGCCGCTCGTCGCCTGGGCGGGCGCGGGCCTGGTCGGCACGCTGACGCGGCTGGGGCTGGTGGATGAGTACCGGCTCATCGTCCACCCCGTGCTGCTCGGCGGCGGGACACCGTGGTTCCGAGACATTCCCGGGACACACAAGCTGAACCTGGTGCGCACCACGCAGCTCGGAAAGGGCCTCACCGTGCTGTGTTATGAGCCGGTCCGCTCATGA
- a CDS encoding RNA polymerase sigma factor — translation MSTPTKDLSNLGDGVKSSWQRFLDVFEPMRPELYRYCRYLTRSPWAAEDLAQDTLARAFVTLGTLFHEVPNPRGWLFRIASNLWMDRARRSRFEEVVTREPPEVSSARVDAREPREAAGTLFVQLSPQERAAVVLKDVFGLSLEEIADALSTTVGGVKAALHRGRGRLADPESSSARTVAPRVLDAFCEAFNARDLGRLTSLLLDNAVVEIVGVVTEYGTEAPADPRTGSFAGTLAPITFDERGGVPPELLEGYLVTSPRCSVQAYRDTHLLLFWYEHVDGLKVRTVMTVDVEGDAIVRVRNYFFTPDVIREVCEELQVPYRVNGYRYWPARH, via the coding sequence ATGAGCACGCCCACGAAGGACCTGTCGAATCTCGGCGATGGCGTGAAGTCGTCGTGGCAGCGGTTCCTGGATGTCTTCGAGCCGATGCGCCCGGAGCTCTACCGCTACTGCCGCTACCTGACGCGCAGCCCCTGGGCCGCGGAGGACCTGGCGCAGGACACCTTGGCGCGCGCGTTCGTGACGTTGGGGACCTTGTTTCACGAAGTCCCCAACCCTCGGGGGTGGCTGTTCCGCATCGCCTCCAACCTCTGGATGGACCGGGCACGGCGCTCCCGCTTCGAGGAAGTCGTGACGCGCGAGCCGCCCGAGGTGTCCTCGGCGCGGGTGGACGCGCGCGAGCCTCGGGAAGCGGCCGGCACCTTGTTCGTCCAGCTGTCCCCGCAGGAGCGCGCGGCGGTGGTGCTCAAGGATGTCTTCGGGCTGTCCCTGGAGGAGATCGCCGACGCGCTCTCCACCACGGTGGGTGGGGTGAAGGCGGCCCTGCATCGCGGTCGCGGGCGGCTGGCGGACCCGGAGTCCTCTTCCGCGCGGACGGTGGCGCCAAGGGTGCTGGATGCCTTCTGCGAGGCGTTCAACGCGCGAGACCTGGGGCGGCTCACCTCGCTGCTGCTCGACAACGCGGTGGTGGAGATTGTCGGAGTCGTCACGGAGTACGGGACGGAGGCTCCCGCGGACCCTCGCACGGGCTCCTTCGCCGGGACGCTCGCGCCGATCACTTTCGACGAGCGCGGCGGGGTTCCTCCCGAGCTGCTGGAGGGCTACCTCGTCACGAGCCCCCGGTGCTCGGTCCAGGCGTACCGCGACACGCACCTGCTCCTGTTCTGGTACGAGCACGTCGACGGGCTCAAGGTCCGCACCGTGATGACCGTGGACGTGGAAGGCGACGCCATCGTCCGCGTCCGCAACTACTTCTTCACGCCCGACGTCATCCGGGAAGTGTGCGAGGAGCTCCAGGTTCCCTACCGGGTCAACGGCTATCGCTATTGGCCGGCCCGGCACTGA
- a CDS encoding helix-turn-helix transcriptional regulator produces MSDFVTWRDARGAFRLLDELKQLGHDTLAWRRHLLTGLSTLVGAQVGLSAETPEGGLLAPPRHLGAVDLGWGTHSDRRTWMQVCERPEAELDPSDERISALGVRSFTLHRRELASDQRWYKSIIFNEHYRPARLNHYLLSVLHVPEYRAMHFVFLFRAHSDRPFDERERQLVGHLHGELGVLWKEASEVQLPRRLQQTLSLFQAGCGEKEVADRLGLSPKTVHDYSKALHRRLKVRSRAELLAKAASLPRPPRLLMQDEDLAGPAGRV; encoded by the coding sequence ATGTCCGACTTCGTCACGTGGCGGGACGCTCGCGGTGCCTTCCGGTTGCTCGACGAGCTGAAGCAACTGGGCCATGACACGCTGGCGTGGCGGCGCCACCTGCTCACCGGACTGAGCACGCTCGTGGGGGCGCAGGTGGGGCTCTCGGCGGAGACACCCGAGGGGGGCCTCCTGGCGCCGCCGCGTCACCTGGGCGCTGTCGACCTGGGCTGGGGAACCCACTCCGACCGACGCACCTGGATGCAGGTGTGTGAGCGTCCCGAGGCGGAGCTGGACCCCTCGGATGAGCGAATCTCGGCGCTGGGGGTGCGCTCGTTCACGCTCCACCGGCGGGAGCTCGCGAGCGACCAGCGCTGGTACAAGTCCATCATCTTCAACGAGCACTACCGGCCCGCCCGGCTCAATCACTATCTCCTGTCCGTGCTCCACGTGCCCGAGTACCGCGCGATGCACTTCGTCTTCTTGTTCAGGGCCCACTCGGACCGGCCCTTCGACGAGCGGGAGCGACAGCTCGTCGGGCACCTGCACGGGGAGCTGGGGGTGCTGTGGAAGGAGGCGAGCGAGGTCCAGTTGCCGCGCCGGCTCCAGCAGACGCTGTCCCTGTTCCAGGCGGGCTGTGGTGAGAAGGAGGTGGCGGACCGGCTGGGCCTCAGTCCCAAGACGGTGCACGACTACAGCAAGGCCCTGCACAGGCGCTTGAAGGTGCGCAGCCGCGCGGAGCTGCTCGCGAAGGCCGCGTCCCTGCCTCGCCCACCACGACTGTTGATGCAGGACGAAGACCTGGCGGGCCCGGCCGGAAGGGTCTGA
- a CDS encoding YciI family protein, producing the protein MKFMVMHKVTEEMEKGTPPTPEEMEGVGQLIGEALQKGIFVSGEGLQPTSQRMHLAYRKGLRTLTKGPFSDLKERVAGFTLMCVRSKEEALAWCDKFAAAVGDVELVLGAVNEPWDVGMGPKPENAPLRFLSLHMADERSEKDLPREPWHAERLKVLFEEMTRVGVLQVSAELASTRRGSRVHFEGGRHTVMDGPFAESKELVAGYAVLELPSKEEAVEWSTRFGAVVKVREIDVRLLAE; encoded by the coding sequence ATGAAGTTCATGGTCATGCACAAGGTGACGGAGGAGATGGAGAAGGGGACCCCGCCGACGCCCGAGGAGATGGAGGGGGTGGGGCAGCTCATCGGGGAGGCGCTGCAGAAGGGAATCTTCGTCTCGGGCGAAGGGCTCCAGCCGACATCGCAGCGGATGCACCTGGCCTACAGGAAGGGCCTGAGGACCCTCACCAAGGGGCCGTTCTCGGACCTGAAGGAGCGCGTGGCCGGCTTCACGCTCATGTGCGTGCGGTCGAAGGAGGAGGCCCTCGCCTGGTGCGACAAGTTCGCGGCCGCGGTGGGTGATGTCGAGCTGGTCCTGGGGGCTGTCAACGAGCCGTGGGACGTGGGCATGGGGCCGAAGCCGGAGAACGCGCCGCTGCGCTTCTTGTCGCTGCACATGGCGGATGAGCGCTCGGAGAAGGACCTGCCGCGAGAGCCGTGGCACGCGGAGCGGTTGAAGGTGCTCTTCGAGGAGATGACGCGGGTGGGGGTGCTCCAGGTCTCCGCGGAGCTGGCGAGCACGCGGCGGGGTTCGCGCGTCCACTTCGAGGGTGGGCGGCACACGGTCATGGACGGACCGTTCGCGGAGTCGAAGGAGCTGGTCGCGGGCTACGCGGTGCTCGAGCTGCCGTCGAAGGAGGAGGCCGTCGAGTGGTCGACGCGCTTCGGCGCGGTCGTGAAGGTCCGCGAAATCGATGTCCGCCTGCTGGCGGAGTGA
- a CDS encoding RidA family protein, which produces MPVVLLNPEGLPKTEVYRQVAIATGTRQVHIAGQVSCDAQGQLVAEGDLAGQVAQACRNVSTALAAAGASFKDVVRLTFYVVDWKPEQMPDFLAGIERVSQEVHRAPAPATLIGVSTLFAPGYLVEIEATAVVD; this is translated from the coding sequence ATGCCTGTCGTCCTGCTCAACCCCGAAGGACTCCCGAAGACCGAGGTCTACCGCCAGGTGGCCATCGCCACCGGCACCCGGCAGGTACACATCGCGGGGCAGGTCTCCTGCGACGCCCAGGGGCAGCTCGTCGCGGAGGGCGACCTGGCCGGACAGGTGGCGCAGGCGTGCCGCAATGTCTCCACCGCCCTGGCCGCCGCGGGGGCCTCGTTCAAGGACGTCGTGCGGCTCACGTTCTACGTCGTCGACTGGAAGCCCGAGCAGATGCCGGACTTCCTCGCGGGCATCGAGCGGGTCTCCCAGGAAGTGCACCGCGCGCCCGCGCCGGCCACGCTCATTGGCGTCTCCACGCTCTTCGCGCCGGGCTACCTCGTGGAGATTGAAGCCACCGCGGTCGTGGACTGA
- a CDS encoding VOC family protein, which translates to MAIKSATPYLVFGGKAEEAIAFYSGALGAKVQTLQRFGDMQPDCPAAIKNWVAHAVIQFDSGATLMLSDGSPEDKPTPGSSTHVALDIDSAAQGKAAFDALSKGGTVSQPLIEAPWGAQFGALQDRYGIRWMFNVAKG; encoded by the coding sequence ATGGCAATCAAGAGCGCGACCCCCTACCTGGTGTTCGGCGGCAAGGCGGAGGAGGCCATTGCCTTCTACAGCGGTGCGCTGGGGGCGAAGGTGCAGACGCTTCAGCGCTTCGGGGACATGCAGCCCGACTGTCCCGCGGCGATCAAGAACTGGGTGGCGCACGCGGTGATTCAGTTCGACAGCGGCGCGACCCTCATGCTGAGCGACGGCTCCCCGGAGGACAAGCCGACGCCAGGCAGCTCCACGCACGTCGCGCTCGACATCGACAGCGCGGCGCAGGGGAAGGCGGCGTTCGACGCGCTCTCGAAGGGTGGAACCGTCAGCCAGCCCCTCATCGAGGCTCCTTGGGGCGCGCAATTCGGTGCGCTCCAGGACCGCTACGGCATCCGCTGGATGTTCAACGTGGCGAAGGGTTAG
- a CDS encoding amidohydrolase family protein has product MTTRRSGFVGWSVLALGWAALFASGVGCRTLPGATTDIARGEPAIALVGGTIHPAPGAASIADGVVLITGGRISAVGPRDSVSLPEGTRVVDVTGHTVLPGFWSSHVHFTAPVWEQAATMPAAQLERQLQDFLLRYGFVRAYDLGSAPGVLEAIQRRIQSGEVRGPGLLGAGGGLVPLHGAPVYLPPGTLPEATTPEVTRAVVQQALDAQGKDAIKLFTVSVTRQRPFPVMAGDSIRVATQEAHARGKPVFAHPTNVSGVTAAVEGGVDVLAHTVSSAEEIPEALQQRIIAERVALIPTLSLWEPEFKRAGAPEDVIARQVAASQKQLARHVALGGRVLFGTDAGYEPDVSPLREYVLMKEAGMDFHRILASLTTEPAAQFHQAERFGRLAPGLDGDVVVVQGDPTREIEALSRVRLTLRQGHIVFQAE; this is encoded by the coding sequence ATGACGACACGGCGGAGTGGCTTCGTGGGGTGGAGTGTCCTGGCACTGGGATGGGCCGCGCTCTTCGCGAGCGGCGTGGGCTGCCGGACGCTTCCTGGGGCAACGACAGACATCGCGCGAGGTGAGCCGGCGATTGCGCTCGTGGGAGGGACGATTCATCCCGCCCCTGGCGCCGCGTCCATCGCCGATGGCGTGGTGCTCATCACGGGCGGCAGGATCAGCGCGGTGGGGCCTCGGGACAGCGTGAGCCTTCCGGAGGGGACCCGGGTCGTGGATGTCACGGGGCACACGGTGCTGCCCGGGTTCTGGAGCAGCCATGTCCACTTCACGGCGCCTGTCTGGGAACAAGCCGCGACGATGCCGGCCGCGCAGCTCGAGCGCCAGCTCCAGGACTTCCTCCTCCGGTATGGCTTTGTGCGTGCGTATGACCTGGGCTCCGCGCCGGGCGTCCTGGAGGCCATCCAGCGGCGCATCCAGAGTGGAGAGGTGCGAGGCCCCGGGCTCCTCGGCGCGGGGGGTGGCCTGGTGCCGCTCCATGGCGCTCCGGTGTACCTGCCGCCGGGCACGTTGCCAGAGGCCACCACTCCCGAGGTGACGCGGGCCGTGGTCCAGCAGGCGCTGGACGCGCAGGGGAAGGATGCCATCAAGCTCTTCACCGTCTCGGTGACCCGGCAGCGGCCCTTTCCGGTGATGGCGGGCGACAGCATCCGCGTGGCCACGCAGGAGGCACATGCTCGGGGCAAGCCCGTGTTTGCCCATCCCACCAATGTGTCGGGAGTCACCGCGGCGGTCGAGGGAGGCGTGGATGTGCTCGCGCACACGGTCTCCTCGGCCGAAGAAATCCCGGAGGCCCTTCAGCAGCGCATCATCGCGGAGCGTGTCGCGCTGATTCCCACGCTGTCGCTGTGGGAGCCGGAGTTCAAGCGCGCGGGTGCGCCCGAGGACGTCATCGCGCGCCAGGTGGCGGCCTCCCAGAAGCAGCTCGCGCGCCATGTGGCGCTGGGCGGACGCGTCCTGTTCGGGACGGATGCGGGCTACGAGCCCGATGTCAGTCCCCTTCGTGAGTATGTGTTGATGAAGGAGGCGGGGATGGACTTCCACCGCATCCTGGCCAGCCTGACGACGGAGCCCGCGGCGCAGTTCCATCAGGCGGAGCGGTTCGGACGCCTCGCGCCCGGCCTGGACGGAGATGTCGTCGTCGTCCAGGGAGACCCCACGCGGGAGATTGAAGCACTGTCGCGGGTGCGGCTGACCTTGCGCCAAGGGCACATCGTGTTCCAGGCGGAGTGA